A region from the Haloarcula limicola genome encodes:
- the asd gene encoding aspartate-semialdehyde dehydrogenase, with protein sequence MSVRVGVLGATGAVGQRLIQLIDPHPEFELAAMTASESSAGKTYREAAKWRVDAPIPDGVAEMEVGATTPDDVPDDVDLIFSSLPSGVGAEVEPDFCRAGYVVSSNSSNGRMDEDVPLVVPEVNADHVDLLEVQRDGRGWDGALLKNPNCSTITMVPPLAALDGAFDLTDVRVSTLQAVSGAGYDGVTSMEIIDNAIPHIGGEEQKMESESRKLLGSFDGAEVELHGMDVAASCNRIATLDGHLENVWADTEEEVTVEAAEDAMAEVTGIDLPSSPEQLIKVFEEPDRPQPRLDRNVEDGMGVGVGGFRETTDGVQFNCLAHNTMRGAAGASVLNGELLNQRGYL encoded by the coding sequence ATGTCTGTACGCGTAGGCGTCCTCGGAGCCACCGGGGCTGTCGGACAGCGACTCATCCAACTCATCGACCCGCACCCGGAGTTCGAACTCGCCGCGATGACCGCGAGCGAGTCGAGCGCCGGTAAGACCTACAGAGAGGCCGCCAAGTGGCGCGTCGACGCCCCCATCCCGGACGGCGTCGCGGAGATGGAAGTCGGCGCGACGACGCCCGATGACGTCCCCGACGACGTGGACCTCATCTTCTCCTCGCTCCCGTCGGGCGTCGGCGCGGAGGTCGAACCCGACTTCTGTCGAGCGGGCTACGTCGTCTCCTCGAACTCCTCGAACGGCCGGATGGACGAGGACGTGCCGCTGGTCGTCCCCGAGGTCAACGCCGACCACGTCGACCTCCTCGAAGTCCAGCGGGACGGACGCGGCTGGGACGGCGCGCTGCTGAAGAACCCCAACTGCTCGACCATCACGATGGTCCCGCCGCTGGCCGCCCTCGACGGCGCGTTCGACCTGACGGACGTGCGCGTCTCGACGCTGCAGGCCGTCTCCGGCGCGGGCTACGACGGCGTCACGTCGATGGAGATCATCGACAACGCCATCCCGCACATCGGCGGCGAGGAGCAGAAGATGGAGAGCGAGTCCCGGAAGCTGCTCGGTTCCTTCGACGGCGCGGAGGTCGAGCTCCACGGGATGGACGTCGCCGCCTCCTGTAACCGCATCGCCACGCTCGACGGCCACCTCGAGAACGTCTGGGCCGATACCGAGGAGGAGGTGACCGTCGAGGCGGCCGAGGACGCGATGGCCGAGGTCACCGGCATCGACCTGCCGTCCTCGCCCGAACAGCTCATCAAGGTGTTCGAGGAGCCCGACCGCCCGCAGCCGCGGCTCGACCGGAACGTCGAGGACGGCATGGGCGTCGGCGTCGGCGGGTTCCGCGAGACGACCGACGGCGTCCAGTTCAACTGCCTCGCGCACAACACGATGCGCGGCGCGGCCGGCGCGAGCGTCCTCAACGGCGAACTGCTCAACCAGCGCGGCTACCTCTGA
- a CDS encoding D-2-hydroxyacid dehydrogenase gives MAKVLVRNYSVHGMPADQYATELRERLPGHEVVLARTPALEREHVTDATVIAGGSISTELLDSADSLRLFAASSAGYDHLPLSELADRGVAVTTASGVHGPNIAEYVLGAWLSFTREFFTARRRQEAHAWHSFRASEFGGSRVCVVGMGAIGEAIVDRLHGFDVETVGVRHSPEKGGPTDEVYGYDEIHEAVADARYVAVACPLTDVTRGLFDADVFETMHPEAVLVNVARGPVVETDALVAALRRNRLGAAALDVTDPEPLPNDHPLWDFENVLVTPHNAGHTPKYYERLADIVAENVRRGVENGEWSGLRNQIEP, from the coding sequence ATGGCGAAAGTCCTCGTCCGGAACTACAGCGTTCACGGGATGCCCGCCGACCAGTACGCGACCGAGCTCCGCGAACGGCTTCCCGGTCACGAGGTGGTCCTCGCTCGGACGCCCGCACTGGAGCGAGAACACGTCACCGACGCGACGGTGATCGCGGGCGGTTCGATCTCGACCGAACTCTTGGACAGCGCCGACTCCCTCCGGCTGTTCGCCGCCAGCAGCGCCGGGTACGACCACCTCCCGCTCTCCGAGCTGGCCGACCGCGGCGTCGCGGTGACGACGGCGTCGGGCGTCCACGGCCCGAACATCGCGGAGTACGTCCTCGGCGCGTGGCTCTCGTTCACCCGGGAGTTCTTCACGGCCAGGCGGCGACAGGAAGCGCACGCCTGGCACTCCTTTCGGGCGTCGGAGTTCGGGGGCAGTCGCGTCTGCGTCGTCGGCATGGGCGCGATCGGCGAGGCCATCGTGGACCGACTCCACGGCTTCGACGTGGAGACCGTCGGCGTCCGTCACTCCCCGGAGAAGGGCGGGCCGACCGACGAGGTGTACGGCTACGACGAGATACACGAGGCAGTCGCCGACGCGCGGTACGTCGCGGTCGCGTGCCCGCTCACGGACGTGACTCGCGGGCTGTTCGACGCCGACGTCTTCGAGACGATGCACCCCGAAGCCGTCCTCGTCAACGTCGCCCGCGGCCCCGTCGTCGAGACGGACGCGCTGGTCGCCGCTCTCCGGCGGAACCGCCTCGGCGCGGCCGCGCTCGACGTGACCGACCCGGAGCCGCTGCCGAACGACCACCCGCTCTGGGACTTCGAGAACGTCCTCGTGACGCCGCACAACGCCGGACACACGCCGAAGTACTACGAGCGACTGGCAGACATCGTCGCCGAGAACGTCCGCCGCGGTGTCGAGAACGGCGAGTGGAGCGGTCTGAGGAATCAGATCGAGCCGTAA
- a CDS encoding response regulator — MVETVGTVLVVDDEADCRTLYRIWLREAFDVVTAADGVEALDRFDETVDVVILDREMSRKDGVEVATELAARDADAFVAMISGIEPGTELLEIPVDEYLQKPVGREDVLGLLDRATTLGEYGDRFRRFCSLAARIATVEQHVHQTELDGDATYRDAVARLERERRTVEAASLSGDAVDELPPSTRDSPTAQESL; from the coding sequence ATGGTCGAGACAGTCGGAACGGTGTTGGTGGTCGACGACGAAGCGGACTGTCGGACGCTCTACCGAATCTGGTTGCGGGAGGCGTTCGACGTGGTGACGGCCGCCGACGGCGTCGAGGCGCTCGATCGGTTCGACGAGACCGTAGACGTCGTGATCCTGGATCGGGAGATGTCCCGGAAAGACGGAGTCGAAGTGGCGACCGAACTCGCCGCGCGCGACGCCGACGCCTTCGTCGCCATGATAAGCGGTATCGAGCCGGGAACGGAACTCCTGGAGATCCCGGTTGACGAGTATCTACAGAAACCGGTCGGCCGGGAGGACGTGCTCGGTCTCCTCGACCGGGCGACGACACTCGGCGAGTACGGGGACCGCTTCCGCCGGTTCTGCTCGCTCGCCGCCCGGATCGCGACCGTCGAGCAGCACGTCCACCAGACCGAACTCGACGGGGACGCGACGTACCGCGACGCTGTCGCCCGCCTCGAACGGGAGCGACGGACGGTCGAAGCCGCTTCGCTCTCCGGCGACGCGGTCGACGAACTGCCACCGAGTACCAGAGACTCCCCCACCGCGCAGGAATCGCTCTAA
- a CDS encoding NAD(P)/FAD-dependent oxidoreductase yields the protein MERVDVAIVGGGPAGSSAAEAAASRGADAVVLEKGVPRADRAGTGPDSTDAAGLLDYWLDIMEFDFEEFPDDVVLSELDGAKFYGPDSELALTETGIDASYDGFGFTMHRAKFDDWLRERAEDAGADYRVGVSVTGVETGLAGTPRHTVRLADGEDVQTDHLILADGPQRTVTGGVLDQFLPAGRKLSDRMPSTEANHIAYQEHRRMPEELFDPDFIEFWWGIMPGHTAYPWIFPNDAPVARIGLTMPIGLDIADYDKREWALLRDDDEGIPRGREYVERLLERQFPDYELEDFPLVTDRGKSGGTETYPISSTRPIESPVRAGIAVTGGAMGATSAFHEGGDHVAVRTGRIAGRLAAADRLERYNDEWQAAIGDEVLRNVTFADLVRDWGPTDWDRAFTTAKDLMDARGIKADAALRGGLHGLDLVARYKWGKFSNRKARYVQLREDDYAV from the coding sequence ATGGAACGCGTAGACGTGGCGATCGTCGGCGGCGGCCCCGCGGGGTCGTCGGCCGCCGAGGCCGCCGCCTCCCGCGGTGCTGACGCAGTCGTCCTGGAAAAGGGGGTTCCCCGGGCCGACCGCGCGGGCACCGGCCCGGATTCGACGGACGCTGCCGGACTGCTCGACTATTGGCTCGACATCATGGAGTTCGACTTCGAGGAGTTCCCCGACGACGTGGTCCTCAGCGAACTCGACGGCGCGAAGTTCTACGGTCCCGACAGCGAACTCGCGCTGACGGAGACGGGGATCGACGCGAGCTACGACGGCTTCGGCTTCACGATGCACCGCGCGAAGTTCGACGACTGGCTCCGCGAGCGGGCCGAAGACGCCGGCGCCGACTACCGGGTGGGCGTCAGCGTCACCGGCGTCGAGACCGGTCTCGCGGGGACGCCGCGACACACCGTTCGGTTGGCCGACGGCGAAGACGTCCAGACCGACCACCTGATTCTGGCCGACGGTCCACAGCGGACCGTCACCGGCGGCGTGCTCGACCAGTTCCTCCCCGCCGGGCGGAAGCTGAGCGACAGGATGCCCTCGACGGAGGCCAACCACATCGCCTATCAGGAACACCGCCGGATGCCCGAGGAGCTGTTCGACCCCGATTTCATCGAGTTCTGGTGGGGTATCATGCCCGGCCACACGGCCTATCCCTGGATCTTTCCGAACGACGCGCCGGTCGCCCGCATCGGCCTGACCATGCCCATCGGGCTGGACATCGCCGATTACGACAAGCGCGAGTGGGCGCTGCTGCGCGACGACGACGAGGGGATACCGCGCGGTCGCGAGTACGTCGAGCGATTGCTCGAACGCCAGTTCCCCGACTACGAACTGGAGGACTTCCCGCTCGTCACGGACCGCGGGAAATCCGGCGGCACCGAGACCTACCCGATCTCCTCGACGCGCCCCATCGAATCGCCGGTCCGGGCGGGTATCGCCGTCACCGGCGGCGCGATGGGCGCGACGTCCGCCTTTCACGAGGGCGGCGACCACGTCGCCGTCCGGACCGGGCGGATCGCCGGCCGCCTCGCCGCCGCGGACCGCCTCGAACGCTACAACGACGAGTGGCAGGCCGCCATCGGCGACGAGGTCCTGCGCAACGTCACGTTCGCCGACTTGGTTCGAGACTGGGGGCCGACCGACTGGGACCGCGCGTTCACGACTGCGAAGGACCTCATGGACGCCCGCGGCATCAAGGCCGACGCCGCGCTCAGAGGCGGCCTCCACGGCCTCGATCTGGTCGCCCGCTACAAGTGGGGGAAGTTCAGCAACCGCAAGGCCCGCTACGTCCAGTTGCGCGAGGACGACTACGCCGTCTGA
- a CDS encoding heavy metal translocating P-type ATPase, giving the protein MTVTESPPLSTCTVRIERRGGRGEAGARALERHLRETPGVHDVDVSFRTGSVRLTYDGSVTSEETLRQAVRDRDVSIQDEPDPAPDETTSRSELRREASFVGLTLVGMVTGLAMGWLDGPSLLVWAGYGVAYVFGGWYGLVGAIQTLRHRAVDIDLLMIVAALGALSIGAPFEGAMLLFLFSLSNTLQHYAIGRSRRAIKSLVEMRPDEAQVLRDGTEVTVPIDEVAIGDVFVVRPGDRIPLDGVVTSGEGTVDQASLTGESVPVPKEPGDEVFGGTINESGSLEIEVTRQAHESAISRLIHMVERAQSEKAPTQRLIDRLEQPYVLGVFALTIAAIAIPVALGSEFTGTFYRAMTLMVAASPCAVIISTPAAVLSAIASGGRQGVLFKGGEHVETAARIDAVAFDKTGTLTRGDTQLTDVFVRDGAADGTLTEDGLLSIAAAVQARSEHHLARATVRSAEARSLAVADAERFQSVAGKGVRADVDGSTIHIGNRSYFETVLGDAAIDGLESGLDRLETLEAEGKTSVLVARESEGEVSVLGWLAFTDTVRPDAAEMIDDLRSLGVQHIVMLTGDNERVARRIADEVGIDEVQAELLPEEKVATIEALTERHENVAMVGDGVNDAPALATATLGIAMGGAGTDVALDTADVVLMGDDLSKIPYVLGLGRKTRRTLVINLTIAFGAIALMVGAILLRGLPLPLAVVGHEGSTVLVSLNGLRLLGFRG; this is encoded by the coding sequence GTGACAGTTACCGAATCACCCCCGCTATCGACGTGTACTGTCCGGATCGAACGGCGAGGCGGTCGCGGGGAAGCGGGGGCGCGAGCGCTCGAACGACACCTCCGAGAGACGCCCGGGGTTCACGACGTCGACGTCTCGTTCCGAACGGGGAGCGTTCGGCTCACCTACGACGGGAGCGTCACCTCCGAGGAAACGCTCAGACAGGCGGTCCGCGACCGTGACGTCTCCATCCAGGACGAGCCCGACCCGGCACCCGACGAGACGACCTCTCGCTCGGAACTCAGACGCGAGGCGTCGTTCGTCGGTCTGACGCTGGTCGGCATGGTGACCGGCCTGGCGATGGGATGGCTCGACGGGCCGTCTCTCCTCGTTTGGGCCGGCTACGGCGTCGCGTACGTCTTCGGCGGGTGGTACGGGCTCGTGGGAGCTATCCAGACGCTCCGCCACCGCGCGGTCGATATCGACCTGTTGATGATCGTCGCCGCGCTCGGCGCGCTCTCGATCGGGGCCCCCTTCGAGGGAGCGATGCTCCTCTTCCTATTCTCGCTGTCGAACACGCTCCAACACTACGCTATCGGGCGTTCGCGCCGGGCGATCAAGTCCCTCGTCGAGATGCGACCGGACGAGGCACAGGTCCTGCGCGACGGTACGGAAGTCACCGTCCCCATCGACGAGGTCGCCATCGGCGACGTGTTCGTCGTCCGACCAGGCGACCGAATTCCGCTCGACGGCGTCGTCACGTCCGGCGAGGGGACGGTCGATCAGGCCTCGCTCACCGGCGAGTCCGTCCCCGTGCCGAAGGAACCCGGCGACGAGGTGTTCGGCGGGACGATCAACGAGAGCGGGAGCCTCGAAATCGAAGTCACGCGGCAGGCCCACGAGTCGGCGATCAGCCGCCTCATCCACATGGTCGAACGCGCTCAGAGCGAGAAGGCCCCGACGCAGCGGCTCATCGACCGACTGGAGCAACCGTACGTCCTCGGCGTGTTCGCGCTCACGATCGCGGCGATCGCGATTCCGGTCGCGCTCGGGAGCGAGTTCACGGGGACGTTCTATCGGGCGATGACGCTCATGGTCGCCGCCTCGCCGTGTGCGGTCATCATCTCGACGCCGGCGGCGGTCCTCTCGGCGATCGCGTCCGGCGGCCGGCAGGGCGTTCTGTTCAAGGGCGGCGAACACGTCGAGACCGCGGCACGCATCGACGCGGTCGCGTTCGACAAGACCGGGACGCTCACGCGGGGCGACACGCAGTTGACCGACGTGTTCGTCCGTGACGGGGCGGCGGACGGCACGCTGACCGAGGACGGACTCCTCTCCATCGCGGCCGCAGTGCAGGCCCGCTCGGAACACCACCTCGCTCGTGCGACCGTGCGGTCGGCGGAAGCCCGGTCACTCGCCGTCGCCGACGCGGAGCGGTTCCAGTCAGTCGCCGGGAAGGGAGTCAGAGCAGACGTCGACGGCAGCACAATCCATATCGGCAATCGCAGTTACTTCGAAACCGTTCTCGGCGACGCGGCGATCGACGGTCTCGAATCGGGCCTCGACCGGCTCGAAACGTTAGAGGCGGAGGGAAAGACGAGCGTCCTCGTCGCGCGAGAGAGTGAGGGCGAAGTCAGCGTCTTGGGGTGGCTCGCCTTCACCGACACCGTTCGCCCCGACGCCGCCGAGATGATCGACGACCTCCGCTCGCTCGGCGTGCAGCACATCGTCATGCTGACGGGCGACAACGAGCGCGTCGCGCGGCGGATCGCCGACGAGGTCGGCATCGACGAAGTCCAGGCGGAGTTGCTGCCCGAGGAGAAGGTGGCGACTATCGAAGCGCTGACCGAGCGACACGAGAACGTGGCGATGGTCGGCGACGGCGTCAACGACGCGCCGGCGCTCGCCACGGCGACCCTCGGCATCGCGATGGGCGGCGCGGGGACCGACGTCGCGCTCGACACGGCCGACGTGGTGCTGATGGGCGACGACCTCAGCAAGATCCCCTACGTGCTCGGCCTCGGCCGGAAGACCCGTCGAACGCTCGTCATCAATCTCACCATCGCGTTCGGCGCGATCGCACTCATGGTGGGCGCGATACTCCTCCGAGGGCTCCCGCTTCCGCTCGCAGTGGTCGGCCACGAGGGCTCGACGGTCCTCGTCTCGCTGAACGGCCTTCGGTTGCTCGGCTTTCGCGGGTGA
- a CDS encoding universal stress protein, whose translation MPANVLVAFDGSPLSERALTYAIETFPDASITSIYVINPIDSVIDVEAGGLPVAEDWYENAKEEATRTHEAAAALAAERNTGIDTVTEVGKPARAILECADDRDVDQIVMGSHGRSGIDRALLGSVAETVTRRARIPVTIVS comes from the coding sequence ATGCCTGCTAACGTGCTCGTCGCCTTCGACGGCTCCCCGCTCTCAGAGCGCGCGCTCACGTACGCTATCGAGACGTTCCCGGACGCGTCCATCACCTCGATCTACGTCATCAATCCCATCGACTCCGTCATCGACGTGGAGGCCGGCGGCTTACCGGTCGCCGAGGACTGGTACGAGAACGCGAAAGAGGAAGCGACCAGAACCCACGAGGCGGCCGCGGCCCTCGCGGCGGAACGCAATACCGGAATCGATACCGTCACGGAAGTCGGAAAGCCGGCGCGAGCGATCCTCGAATGCGCTGACGACCGCGACGTCGACCAGATTGTCATGGGCAGCCACGGCCGATCGGGAATCGACCGCGCGCTCCTCGGGAGCGTTGCCGAGACTGTCACCCGCCGAGCGCGGATCCCGGTGACGATCGTCAGTTGA
- a CDS encoding NosD domain-containing protein gives MGKRPARSSGDDAVTESRRRFLKTAGAAGALLAVGSGQGVASTDPSPEGATREAVGGDGTGGGSTGGDAARSLTSHEISSCTTITSPGTYEVVGDIASTGSGVCIDVQADDVTIRGNGYTLSGDGSGTGVGANLGATSGGPIPIRENVEVEDLTVTGFETAIGYEEVTGGRVEGVTARENGTGVSLRYGVTDVAVRDSMLADSGIGFRTVGSPNVYGGPENNTFEYNDVESNDRGIWLGLITIDHELSCNRIVGNRGGVLHSGGETRGHVYDGNVICSNSEYGLRNVDNPPEDGIPAFEDVVEATGNYWGASDGPSSIGDPATPYEDPVTGALADGGGDGVSESLDAGVSNVHFDPFETSSLPSAGRR, from the coding sequence ATGGGAAAGAGACCGGCTCGCAGTTCAGGCGACGACGCTGTCACCGAATCCCGACGGCGGTTCCTCAAAACCGCAGGGGCGGCGGGGGCGCTCCTCGCAGTCGGCAGCGGACAGGGCGTCGCGAGTACCGACCCGTCACCGGAAGGGGCGACGCGTGAGGCCGTCGGGGGAGACGGAACCGGCGGAGGATCGACCGGCGGCGACGCCGCTCGTTCGCTCACCAGCCACGAGATATCGTCCTGTACGACCATCACGTCGCCGGGGACGTACGAGGTCGTCGGCGACATCGCCTCGACGGGGAGCGGCGTCTGCATCGACGTGCAGGCCGACGACGTGACGATTCGGGGCAACGGCTACACGCTCAGCGGCGACGGGAGCGGGACCGGCGTGGGTGCGAATCTGGGCGCGACGAGCGGCGGCCCCATCCCCATCCGCGAGAACGTCGAGGTCGAGGACCTCACCGTGACCGGCTTCGAGACGGCGATCGGCTACGAGGAGGTCACCGGCGGCCGGGTCGAGGGCGTCACGGCCCGCGAGAACGGAACCGGCGTCTCGCTCCGATACGGCGTCACGGACGTGGCCGTCCGAGACTCGATGCTCGCCGACTCCGGCATCGGGTTCCGGACCGTCGGCAGCCCGAACGTCTACGGCGGCCCGGAGAACAACACGTTCGAGTACAACGACGTGGAGTCCAACGACCGGGGTATCTGGCTGGGACTCATCACGATCGACCACGAGCTGTCCTGCAATCGAATCGTCGGCAACCGCGGCGGCGTCCTCCACAGCGGCGGTGAGACGCGGGGGCACGTCTACGACGGGAACGTCATCTGTAGCAACAGCGAGTACGGGCTCCGCAACGTGGACAACCCGCCCGAGGACGGCATCCCGGCCTTCGAGGACGTGGTCGAGGCGACGGGCAACTACTGGGGCGCGTCGGACGGGCCGTCGAGCATCGGCGACCCGGCGACGCCGTACGAGGACCCCGTGACCGGCGCTCTCGCCGACGGCGGCGGCGACGGCGTCAGCGAGTCCCTCGACGCCGGGGTCTCGAACGTTCACTTCGACCCGTTCGAGACGTCTTCGCTCCCGAGTGCCGGGCGACGGTGA
- a CDS encoding FAD-dependent oxidoreductase: MTLASVPRYERERVATVGDRAVVVGASVAGLLAARVLSDGFERVTVVERDSLSEDSTPRKGVPQSRHPHALLEAGRATIEDLFPGYCEDLLSAGGVLIDGASDVKFYDEGDFLADGPERIPQYIATRPLIEYVARRRLVEFDGVTLRSECQCVEYLTESDATAVTGIRARDSKDEETTIPADLVVDATGRTSRTPTWLDEHGYGRPPVEEVEVDVRYSTVDVRRPPDDRRAVFAPASPPHTRGGVALPVEGDRWLVTLHGMHGDNPPADAAGVREFAADLPTPEIRDLLEAHPTAADEVAQYPFPSNRRHRYEALDRFPGGLLVLGDAIASFNPIYGQGMSVAALEALVLHHTLAAGGRTDLAPRFFDRAESVVDDAWLLAVGADFQFSATDGQKPRGSDLFNRYLSRLTRKAHTDGVLRDALYRVIMMEVPPTSLLRPEIAWRVLKPT; encoded by the coding sequence ATGACGCTGGCCAGCGTTCCGCGATACGAGCGCGAGCGCGTCGCCACCGTCGGCGACCGCGCCGTCGTCGTCGGCGCGAGCGTGGCCGGCCTCCTCGCCGCTCGCGTGCTCTCCGACGGGTTCGAGCGAGTCACCGTCGTCGAACGCGACTCGCTCTCCGAGGACTCGACCCCGCGGAAGGGGGTGCCGCAGTCGAGACATCCCCACGCGCTGTTGGAGGCCGGCCGCGCGACGATCGAAGACCTCTTTCCCGGCTACTGCGAGGACCTGCTCTCGGCGGGCGGCGTGCTGATAGACGGTGCCAGCGACGTCAAGTTCTACGACGAGGGCGATTTCCTCGCGGACGGTCCCGAACGGATCCCGCAGTACATCGCGACGCGGCCGCTCATCGAGTACGTCGCCCGGCGGCGGCTCGTCGAGTTCGACGGCGTGACCCTGCGCTCCGAGTGTCAGTGCGTCGAGTACCTCACGGAGAGCGACGCGACCGCCGTGACCGGGATACGGGCTCGGGACTCGAAAGACGAGGAGACGACGATCCCCGCCGATCTGGTGGTCGATGCCACGGGCCGGACGAGCCGAACCCCGACGTGGTTGGACGAACACGGTTACGGGAGACCACCGGTCGAGGAAGTCGAGGTGGACGTCCGCTACAGCACCGTCGACGTCCGACGGCCGCCCGACGACCGCCGCGCCGTCTTCGCGCCGGCCTCGCCGCCCCACACCCGCGGCGGCGTGGCGCTACCGGTCGAGGGGGACCGCTGGCTGGTGACGCTCCACGGGATGCACGGCGACAACCCGCCGGCGGACGCGGCGGGCGTCCGGGAGTTCGCCGCGGACCTGCCGACGCCCGAGATCCGGGACCTCCTCGAAGCGCACCCGACCGCCGCCGACGAGGTGGCGCAGTACCCGTTCCCGTCGAACCGCCGCCACCGCTACGAGGCGCTCGACCGGTTCCCCGGGGGACTGCTCGTGCTCGGCGACGCCATCGCGAGTTTCAACCCGATCTACGGGCAGGGGATGTCCGTGGCGGCGCTCGAAGCGCTCGTCCTCCATCACACCCTCGCCGCGGGCGGCCGAACCGACCTCGCGCCCCGGTTCTTCGACCGGGCCGAGAGCGTTGTCGACGACGCGTGGCTGCTGGCGGTCGGGGCCGACTTCCAGTTCTCTGCGACCGACGGGCAGAAGCCCCGAGGTTCAGATCTCTTCAACCGATACCTCTCCCGTCTGACTCGCAAGGCCCACACCGACGGCGTGCTCCGCGACGCGCTCTATCGCGTCATCATGATGGAGGTGCCGCCGACGTCGCTCCTGCGACCCGAGATCGCGTGGCGGGTGCTGAAACCGACGTAG
- a CDS encoding permease: MEKKEYAVLAVIALATVAVGVFTTSQPLSTFFVESTREFLTTTAAMAWITWWALVVGFAIAGGVEAWTSDEKVSDLLEGHGLREIGYGSLFGFVSSSCSYSAIATAKNLFKKGGSAAATIGAFMFASTNLVIEIGAVIWILLGWQFLLADIVGGFILIGMMAFAFTYLVPDDVVEQARENVRDDGERTVQDPVCGMEVNPDDADHSIEHDGETYYFCSESCKESFDPEEANTTIREQATSMSGWKALADKQWKEWGMLWDEIAIGFVFAGLIAGFIPEQVWTTVFSGATFGLPVYVFWTAVVGALIGVATFVCSVGNVPFGAVLFSNGLPFGSVLSYIYADLIVPPIMDAYRDYYGTKFAALLSGMIFVAAVLTGIIIHFVFLGMGFIPDPSSVQIAEIKIEMNYKMVLNVLATGLFLFLYWLHASESAGSGEGEHAHMAD; this comes from the coding sequence ATGGAGAAGAAAGAATACGCGGTCTTGGCGGTCATCGCACTGGCGACGGTCGCGGTCGGCGTATTCACCACCTCGCAACCGCTCTCGACGTTCTTCGTCGAGAGCACGCGCGAGTTCCTCACGACCACCGCCGCGATGGCGTGGATCACGTGGTGGGCGCTGGTCGTCGGGTTCGCCATCGCCGGCGGCGTCGAGGCGTGGACCTCCGACGAGAAGGTCTCGGACCTGTTAGAGGGCCACGGCCTCCGCGAGATCGGCTACGGGTCGCTGTTCGGGTTCGTCTCCTCGTCGTGTTCCTACAGCGCCATCGCCACGGCGAAGAACCTCTTCAAGAAGGGCGGCTCCGCGGCGGCGACCATCGGCGCGTTCATGTTCGCGTCGACGAACCTCGTCATCGAGATCGGCGCGGTCATCTGGATCCTGCTCGGCTGGCAGTTCCTGCTCGCCGACATCGTCGGCGGGTTCATCCTCATCGGGATGATGGCCTTCGCCTTCACCTATCTCGTCCCCGACGACGTCGTCGAACAGGCGCGGGAGAACGTCCGCGACGACGGCGAGCGGACGGTGCAGGACCCGGTCTGCGGGATGGAAGTGAACCCCGACGACGCCGACCACTCCATCGAACACGACGGCGAGACCTACTACTTCTGCTCGGAGTCGTGTAAGGAGAGCTTCGACCCCGAGGAGGCCAACACGACCATCCGCGAGCAGGCCACCTCGATGTCGGGGTGGAAGGCGCTCGCGGACAAGCAGTGGAAGGAGTGGGGGATGCTCTGGGACGAGATCGCCATCGGGTTCGTCTTCGCCGGTCTCATCGCCGGGTTCATCCCCGAGCAGGTGTGGACGACGGTGTTCTCCGGCGCGACGTTCGGCCTGCCGGTGTACGTCTTCTGGACCGCCGTCGTCGGCGCGCTCATCGGGGTCGCCACGTTCGTCTGCTCGGTCGGGAACGTCCCGTTCGGCGCGGTCCTGTTCTCGAACGGCCTGCCCTTCGGAAGCGTCCTGAGCTACATCTACGCGGACCTCATCGTCCCGCCCATCATGGACGCCTACCGGGACTACTACGGGACGAAGTTCGCGGCGCTGCTCTCGGGGATGATATTCGTCGCCGCCGTCCTGACGGGAATCATCATCCACTTCGTGTTCCTCGGGATGGGGTTCATCCCCGACCCGTCCTCGGTCCAGATCGCCGAGATAAAGATCGAGATGAACTACAAGATGGTGCTGAACGTCCTCGCCACCGGGCTGTTCCTGTTCCTCTACTGGCTCCACGCCTCGGAGTCGGCGGGGAGCGGAGAGGGCGAACACGCGCACATGGCTGACTGA
- a CDS encoding four-helix bundle copper-binding protein, translating into MSLSETVSEIDRLSEEQRECIELCTRAAEVCEWCADECLGSEDMEECARLCRDVADIASLHARFMARDSQFSSHLAEACADACEACAEECEQHDHDHCRACAEILPECAESCRNMT; encoded by the coding sequence ATGTCCCTGTCAGAGACCGTTTCCGAGATCGATCGGCTGAGCGAGGAACAGCGCGAGTGTATCGAACTCTGTACGCGGGCCGCGGAGGTCTGTGAGTGGTGTGCCGACGAGTGCCTCGGCAGCGAGGACATGGAGGAGTGCGCCCGGCTCTGTCGCGACGTCGCCGACATCGCGTCGCTGCACGCCCGATTTATGGCTCGGGACTCGCAGTTCAGTTCCCACCTCGCCGAAGCGTGTGCGGACGCCTGCGAGGCCTGCGCGGAGGAGTGCGAACAGCACGACCACGACCACTGCCGGGCCTGCGCGGAGATCCTGCCGGAGTGCGCCGAGAGCTGCCGGAACATGACCTGA